A single window of Magnetococcus marinus MC-1 DNA harbors:
- a CDS encoding diacylglycerol kinase — protein sequence MKQAQESGLLHLVRASGYSWQGLRAAWSHEIAFRMEVALCSLMMPVGMLVGGDAVERALLVGSLLIVLITELLNSAVEAVVDRAGPEWNAYAKRAKDLGSAAVFMSVGLALLVWGMLIAEKLG from the coding sequence ATGAAACAGGCGCAGGAGAGCGGGCTATTACATTTGGTACGGGCATCGGGCTATTCATGGCAGGGGTTAAGAGCGGCCTGGAGCCACGAAATCGCTTTTCGGATGGAGGTGGCACTCTGTTCTTTGATGATGCCTGTCGGCATGTTGGTGGGGGGCGATGCGGTAGAGCGGGCATTGTTGGTGGGTAGCCTGTTGATTGTGCTGATTACAGAGTTGCTTAACTCGGCTGTGGAGGCCGTGGTGGACCGTGCCGGTCCAGAGTGGAACGCTTATGCCAAGCGGGCCAAAGATTTGGGTTCGGCTGCGGTGTTTATGAGTGTGGGTTTGGCGCTGCTGGTATGGGGTATGCTCATTGCAGAAAAATTGGGTTAA
- a CDS encoding ABC transporter ATP-binding protein: MAGTAAALLVEGLVKRYKGGITALDGVDLRVEPGEVFAILGPNGAGKSTLINIVAQITTATAGAVAVFGTALQQDPLATKRLVGITPQEIALDPFFTVREVLVNHAGYYGFRDASAHVERLLERLGLAEHAHKRTRQLSGGMKRRLTVAKSLVHQPPLIILDEPTAGVDVALRRDLWAFVSELHQEGVTVILTTHYLEEAQALAGRVAIINHGRVVRCAPMSQLLNSFGGRRAAIQWQGGVAKPAQLPVGMQWDVAGEALSGTVDEQALPQLLAWAAEHGHGVRDLRLEPPRLEDVYLQLTAEG; encoded by the coding sequence ATGGCTGGAACAGCAGCAGCCCTGTTGGTCGAAGGGTTGGTTAAACGGTATAAAGGGGGCATTACGGCCCTCGATGGGGTGGATCTGCGGGTAGAGCCTGGAGAGGTGTTTGCCATTTTGGGTCCCAATGGTGCGGGAAAATCCACCTTAATTAATATTGTGGCGCAAATAACCACTGCCACGGCCGGTGCGGTGGCGGTCTTTGGTACCGCCTTGCAGCAAGATCCACTGGCCACCAAGCGGTTGGTTGGGATAACCCCGCAAGAGATCGCTTTGGACCCCTTTTTTACGGTGCGTGAAGTACTGGTCAACCATGCTGGTTATTATGGCTTTCGCGATGCCTCAGCGCATGTGGAGCGTTTGTTGGAACGGCTGGGATTGGCCGAGCATGCGCATAAGCGTACACGGCAGCTCTCTGGGGGAATGAAGCGGCGTTTGACGGTGGCGAAATCCCTGGTCCACCAACCCCCCTTGATTATTCTGGATGAGCCGACCGCTGGGGTGGATGTGGCTCTAAGGCGGGATTTGTGGGCCTTTGTCAGTGAGCTGCATCAAGAGGGAGTTACGGTTATTTTAACCACCCACTACCTGGAAGAGGCGCAGGCGTTGGCGGGGCGGGTTGCCATTATTAACCATGGCCGGGTGGTGCGTTGTGCGCCCATGAGCCAGTTGTTGAACAGCTTTGGCGGGCGTCGTGCGGCCATTCAGTGGCAGGGGGGGGTGGCTAAGCCTGCTCAGTTGCCGGTGGGGATGCAGTGGGATGTGGCCGGTGAAGCGTTGTCCGGCACCGTGGATGAGCAAGCCTTGCCACAGTTGTTGGCTTGGGCGGCAGAGCATGGCCATGGGGTGCGGGATTTGCGTTTGGAGCCTCCCCGGCTTGAGGATGTTTATCTGCAACTTACCGCAGAGGGGTGA
- a CDS encoding MucR family transcriptional regulator gives MSRDLIQTTAGIIQSYVSNNPIEAEQLTGLIGEVFNSLEELSQKGSLGDIDAATAEDLDRWVDGLNKKERTGLTKLQPAVAVDQAVQEDSVTCLICGKTCKALKGHLTRTHKLDVADYRAMFNLPKDFPMTAPNYSARRRVLAEEVGLSEKLQASRERKKKQSS, from the coding sequence ATGTCAAGGGATCTGATTCAAACCACAGCCGGCATCATCCAGTCCTATGTAAGCAATAACCCCATCGAGGCTGAGCAGTTAACCGGCCTAATTGGTGAGGTGTTTAACTCCCTAGAGGAGTTGTCCCAAAAGGGTTCGTTGGGGGATATTGACGCCGCCACTGCTGAGGATCTGGACCGTTGGGTTGATGGCCTAAACAAAAAAGAGCGTACCGGGTTGACCAAGTTGCAACCTGCGGTGGCCGTGGATCAAGCGGTGCAGGAAGATAGTGTGACCTGTCTCATCTGCGGCAAGACCTGCAAGGCCCTTAAAGGGCATTTGACCCGCACCCATAAGTTGGATGTGGCCGATTATCGCGCCATGTTTAATTTGCCTAAAGATTTTCCCATGACCGCCCCCAACTATTCGGCGCGGCGGCGTGTGTTGGCTGAAGAGGTGGGCTTGAGTGAAAAACTGCAAGCTAGCCGTGAGCGTAAGAAAAAACAGAGCAGCTAA
- a CDS encoding ABC transporter permease, which translates to MNHTPQARPSSWFGAWSLFKRECHRFMRVFGQTVGAPLVSAMLYFAVFGGALGHRIGPTEGISYLQFLIPGLAAMGIVQHAFQNASSSLIQMRYIGMLPMDLVALPLHPLQVVLAMVGGAMVRGLLVGCVVLLAARIFLPFHIEHVALLVLVSALLAGIFGLVGVLTGLWGKTFDDISLVSNFVLTPLTYLGGVFFSAAMLPQGWQPLATWNPIYHLVGLYRYAILGLQTTDLTLAMGFAVGFMLVLFGVTVWIVRRGWRLKE; encoded by the coding sequence ATGAACCATACACCACAAGCACGCCCCAGCAGTTGGTTTGGGGCTTGGTCGTTGTTTAAACGGGAGTGCCACCGCTTTATGCGGGTATTTGGGCAGACCGTCGGGGCTCCTTTGGTCTCGGCCATGCTCTATTTTGCCGTTTTTGGAGGGGCTTTGGGGCACCGTATTGGCCCCACCGAAGGGATCAGTTATCTACAGTTTTTAATCCCAGGTTTGGCCGCCATGGGCATTGTGCAACACGCCTTTCAAAATGCCAGCTCATCCTTAATCCAAATGCGCTATATCGGCATGTTGCCCATGGATTTGGTGGCGCTGCCGCTGCACCCTTTGCAGGTGGTGCTGGCGATGGTGGGGGGGGCGATGGTGCGGGGATTGTTGGTGGGTTGCGTGGTGTTGTTGGCGGCGCGGATTTTTCTACCCTTTCACATTGAACATGTGGCTCTGCTTGTGCTGGTTTCGGCGTTATTGGCAGGGATTTTTGGTTTGGTTGGGGTACTCACGGGATTGTGGGGGAAAACCTTTGACGATATCTCGTTGGTGAGCAATTTTGTGTTGACCCCTTTAACCTATCTTGGCGGGGTGTTTTTCTCAGCGGCGATGCTGCCCCAGGGTTGGCAACCGCTGGCGACGTGGAATCCCATCTATCATTTAGTGGGGCTCTATCGGTATGCCATTTTAGGGTTGCAAACCACCGATCTTACCTTGGCCATGGGGTTTGCCGTGGGCTTTATGTTGGTGCTGTTTGGCGTAACGGTGTGGATTGTGCGGCGCGGATGGCGCCTGAAGGAGTAA